The genome window GCCAGCGACAGCGTCAGCGGCCCGTTTGATCTGGTGCTGATCCGTGTGCCAAAGACCCTGGCGTTATTGGAAGAACAGCTGATCCGCCTGCACGGGCAACTGGCGCCCGGCGCCCGGGTGATTGCCGGGGCCATGCTCAAGCATCTGCCGCGCAGTGCCGGCGAGTTGCTGGAGAAGTACATAGGTCCGCTGCAGGCCTCGCTGGCGGTGAAAAAGGCGCGCCTGCTGTTTGTCACCCCGGCCGACAAACCAGCCGTCCGTTCGCCCTACCCGACCCGCTATCAGCTTGAACAACCGCCGCTGCAGCTGCTCAACCACGCCAACCTGTTCTGCCGCGAAGGTCTGGATATCGGTACCCGCGCCATGCTGCCGCATCTGCCACGCAGCCTAGGGCCACTGCGGGTCGCTGATCTGGGTTGCGGCAACGGGGTGTTGGGCATCGTGTTTGCGCTGGCCAATCCGGCTGCCGAACTGACGCTGGTCGACGAGTCCTATATGGCCGTGCAATCGGCAGCACAGAACTGGCGTGCCGCACTTGGCCAGCGACCAGTGACTATCCGCGCCGACGACGGCCTGGCCGGACAGGCAGCCGAATCACTGGATCTGGTGCTGTGCAATCCGCCCTTCCATCAACAGCAGGTGGTCGGTGACTTGCTCGCCTGGCGCATGTTCACCCAGGCCAAAGCGGCGCTGGTGCGCGGTGGTGAATTATGGATAGTCGGCAACCGCCATCTGGGTTACCACGGCAAACTCAAGCGCCTGTTCCGCGGTGTCGAGCAGGTGGCCGCGACACCCAAGTTCGTCATCCTCAAGGCCATCAAGTAGCAGCTCTCAGAAGCGGTAATCACCTTTGTGAATTTTGCCGTAGAGGGTTTTGCTCAAAGGTTGGTAAACCTTGCTGCCCGGCAGCCGCACCAGCAGCGGATCGCTGGTCTGTGCCGGATCGTAGGCGGTTTTTTTCAGGTCGGATTTCTTGTATTTGAAGGTACCGGTGACATCCACCTCACCGAGCAGGCGGATGAATACCGGCGCGGCATAGGACGGCATGGCCTGGTCCAGATAGGCGGCCAGCGCTGGTTCATCCAGCCGGGTACCGGCGCTCAGGCGCAGTGCCGCCATGCCGCAACGGCCATTGGTCTGCGGAATTTCCACGCCATAGACCACCGCATCCTCGATGCCGGGAAAGGCGCCGAGCAGGCTTTCCACTTCATTGGTGGAGACGTTCTCGCCCTTCCAGCGAAAGGTATCGCCCAGACGATCGACGAACTGCGCGTGATTGCAACCCAGGTCACGCATCAGGTCGCCGGTGTTGAACCAGGCATCACCCTGCTTGAACACATTGCGCAGGATCGCCGCCTCGCTTTTGGCAGGATCGGTATAGCCTTCGAACGGTGCCAGTTTGCTGATTTCTCCCAGCAGCAGCCCCGGCTCGCCGAGCCGGGCTTTCTGCATGTAGCCCCGGGCATCGCGCAGTGGCTGATCGTTTTCCAGATCGTACTGGACCACGGCGTAATTGACCGGTGAGAAACCGACGGTGTTGTCGAAATTGAACAGGTTGACGAAGGCCAGATTACCCTCGCTGGAGCCGTAGAACTCGACCACCCGCTCTATGCCGAAGCGGTTCTTGAACTCGGCCCAGATCGCCGGGCGCAAGCCGTTGCCGATCATGCTGGTCAGGCTGTTGTTCTTTTCTTCGGCACATTCGGGCTGGTTGAGCAGGTAGCGGCACAGCTCGCCGATGTAACAGAAGCAGGTGGCCTGGTACCTGTCGATATCTTTCCAGAAGGCACTGGCGGAAAACTTGCGCCGCAGCGCCAGCGTCGCGCCACCGGCGAGTACCGAGCTCCAGCTGACCAGCACTGCATTGCTGTGATACAGCGGCAGGGTCATGTACAGCACATCGGTGTTGTCCAGCCCGAGCCCGGACAGACCGAAACCGCCATAGGCCTTGATCCATTTGCTGTGACTGATCACCGCCGCCTTCGGCATGCCGGTAGTACCCGAGGTGTAGATGTAGAAGCAGGCATCCTTGAGCCTTACCTGCTGGCTGTCGGGCAGGTTGAGATCACTCTGGTCCTGCGCCAGTGCAGCCAGATTGGCCCAACCGGCGGGCGCCTTGCCGGGGTTTTGCAAGGTGTCGCTATCGCTCAACCAGTAACAGCCGTGCCGGGCGCCATCGACGGATTTGCGTACTTCCTTGAAGGCATCCAGCAGTTCCTCGCCGATCACGAAAAATACCGGCTTGACCAGATTGAGGCTGTGCACCAGCACCTGGCCGCGCTGGGTGGTATTGATCAGCGCGCCGATGGCACCCAGCTTGGCCAGTGCGGCAAGCAGGGCCAGCTGTTCAAGACGGTTCTCCAGCATCACCGCCACCACCGAGCCATGCTGCACGCCATCGGCCTTGAGTGCCCGAGCCAGGCGGTTGGCCCAGGCATTGAACTGCCGGTAGCTGAGCCGGCGGCTTTCATCCACCACCGCCGCAGAGTCCGGATTCAGCCGCGTTGCCTGCTCCAGCGCCCAGCCCAGCGAAAGGGTCTTTTGCGGATTGCTCAGGGTCGAGTAATACATGCCGCGGGTCATGCGCGGCAGACGCCAGAGCGTGCCGTGCATACGGGCGAGGAAACGGACAGGCGAGATCAGATCGGATTGGCTCATGGTGCTCACAGTAATTCCGGAGGCCGGCCGCTGCAGTAATCAACAACGGCCTGCTTGCAGTAAAGCAGATGAGGCTAACGCAATGGGGGCAAAAGCACGCCCTGCCCTTGACCGCTGCTGGCGCAATCGGCGGCAAAAAAAAAGCCGCACAAAAGCGCGGCTTGCTTGCAGCGAATGCATCAGTAGCGATAGGGCGGCCCCGCCTTGGTCATCAGTGCGTTGTACTTCTTGAAGATTTCCACCACCTTGGCGCAGCGCGGGCTGGTCTTGGCGATCTCGTCCCAGAACTTGTGCGCTTCATTCTCCACCGTAGCCCATTCGGCATCCGGAATGGTGGTCAGCTTGAGCTTGTCGCCATTCACCCGCAGGCTCGCCTCGCCACCCCAGTACCAGTACTGCCGGTAGTAGTTGGAGCTGTCCATGCACAGCTTGAACAGGCTTTGCAGGTGCGGTGGCACCTCGTTCCACTTGTCCGAGTTGGCAAAATAGGAGCCACACCAGGCGCCGGAAATGTTGTTGGTCAGGAAGTACTTGGTGACGTTGGCCCAGCCGACGGTGTAGTCCTCGGTGATGCCTGACCAGGCGATGCCGTCCAGCTCGCCGGTCTGCATGGCCACCTCGACATCTTCCCAGGGCAGCGTCACCGGCACTACGCCGAAGCGCGAGAGGAATTTGCCGGCAGTGGGGAAGGTAAAGATGCGCTTGCCCTTGAGATCGGCCAGGCTCTTGATCGGCTCCACGGTAGCGAAGTTGCACGGGTCCCAGGCTCCGGCGCCAAGCCAGGTAACGCCCTTGACCTCATTGTAGGCTTCTTCCCAGATTTCGTTGAGCCCGTACTGGTTGAACAGCACCGGAATATCCAGGCTGTAGCGGGTGGCAAACGGGAAGTAGCCACCGAATACGGCGATGTCCACCGGGGCGGCGATCGAGTCATCGTCGCTCTGTACCGCATCGATGGTGCCGCGCTGCATGGCGCGGAACAGCTCACCGGTGGGCACCAGCTGGTCGGCGAAGTACAGCTGGATCTCCATCTGCCCCTGCGCCACCTGGTTGAAGCGGTCGATCGACGGTTTGATCACGTGCTCGGCCAGCGCCGGGCCGGCGTAGGTTTGCAATCGCCAGACGATTTTCTTCGGCTCGGCGGCATAGATATGCGCCGAGCCAAGGGCTGCAGTACCTACTGCACCGCCGGCAATCGCCGCCGTCTTGATGAAGTCGCGTCTTGTGCTCATGGTGATTCTCCAGTTCCGTTCATGCGGGTGCCTGTCAAGTCCACAGCAGCGGGCCGGCAGGCATCGAACCGGCCCCTTGGTGCTCTGTTGCGGCGCCGCTGCTGCGATCACAGATCAGCATTGCGGTTCCGCTCGATACTTTGCTCAGCCTCCGTAATTCAATCTCGGCAGCCACAGGGCGATCTCGGGAAACTTCATCACCAGCCCCAGTGTCAGCAGCATGATCAGCACGAAGGGCGTCACCGAGGCATAGATATCGCGCAGGGTCACCTCTGGCGGGGCCATGGCGCGCATCAGGAACAGGTTGTAACCGAACGGTGGGGTCAGATAGGCGATCTGGCAGGTGATGGTATAGAGCACGCCATACCAGATCAGATCGAAACCGAGGCTGCCCACCAGCGGCACATAGAGCGGCGCGACAATCACCAGCATGGCGGTGTCGTCGAGGAACATGCCCATCACCACGAAGGACAGCTGCATGAGGATCAGAATCTGCCAGGGGCTCAGGCCCATCTCGCCAATGAACAGGTTTTCAATCGCCTTGACCGCACCGAGACCGTCGAACACCGCACCGAAGCACAGCGCCGCGAGAATGATCCACATGAACATGCAGGTAATGCCCAGGGTCTTGCGCAGGGTTTCCTCCATCACCTTGGCAGTCAGCCGGCCCTTGAACAGTGCCGCCAGCAAGGCCGAGCCGGCACCTACCGCCGAACTTTCCACCAGACTGGTGTAGCCCATCAAAAACAGCCCGGTCATGCAGAAGAAAATCAGCAGCGGCACTATGCCTGCGCGCAACAGGCTGAACTTTTCTTTCCAGCTGATTTGCTGCCGCTCTTCCACGGACAGCGCTGGCCCCAGCGCAGGATTGAAGTAACAGCGAACGGTGATATAGAGCACGAACAGCGTGGCCATCAGCAGCCCCGGCAGAGCCCCGGCCAGCCACAACTGACCGACCGGCTGGCGCGCGATCATGCCGTAGAGCACCAGCACCACACTGGGCGGAATGAGGATGCCCAGCGAACTGCCGGCCTGCACCACCCCGGTGACCATGATCTTGTCGTAACCTCGTCGCAGCAATTCCGGCAAGGCAATACTGGCGCCGATGGCCATGCCGGCCACGCTCAGGCCGTTCATCGCCGAAATCACCACCATCAGGCTAACGGTACCGATGGCCAGGCCGCCGTTTACCGGGCCCATCCATACGTGGAACATGCGGTAGAGGTCATCGGCGATGCCCGATTCCGAGAGCATGTAGCCCATGAACACGAACAGCGGCAGGGTCAGCAGCGGATACCACTTCATCAGCTTCATTGCCGCGCTGAACGGCAACTCGACACCACCGTCGCCCCACAGCATGAGTGCCGCAGCGGCAGCGACGAACCCGATGGCGCCGAACACCCGCTTGCCGGTGAGCAACAACAGCATCATCGAGGAGAACATCAGCAACGCAATCAGATTGTGGTTCACTCGATCGGCTCCCCACGCAACATCGCGATGTCGCGAAATAACATCGCTATGGTCTGCAGCAACATCAGCGCGATGCCGATGACCATGATGATCTTGATCGGTGCCATCCGCGGCGACCAGGAGGAGTAGCTGGTCTCGTCGTACTCCAAGGCGTATTGGGTCGAGGAAATGCCGCCATACAACAGCAGGACCAGATAGAAGATCAGGAAGCCAACGGTGAGCAGATCAACGATGGTGCGTGTGCGCGGTTTCCAGTGGCTGTAGAGCAGGTCCATGCGCACATGGTCGTCCAGTTGCATGGAGTAAGCGCCACCGAGCAGGAAGTAGGCGACCATCAGGAACTGGGCCATTTCCAGGGTCCAGCTGGAAGGATCGAACAGCGCCTTGCTGAAGGAGGAATACAGCAGTACCGCCAGAATGACGAAAATCAGGTACATGCTGCAGCGACCGATGAACCGGTTCATCCGCTCGACCTGACGCACGTACAGCCGCATCGCTTTCAGCATAACCAGGACTTCCAGACAAAAGCCTGAAAGTGAGACTAGACGAAATTTTGCAAATGCAAGCCCGAACCGCTAACGCCTGTCCGAGATTTGTCGGCTAGTATCAAACGACCGTCATTTCGCCGCCCTGCAAACGCTAACCGGAGGTACTTCCATGACCGCTTCCCTGACCCTTGAGCAACTGCGCGAACTGGCCAGCGCCGGCAGGGTAGATACCGTGCTGGCGTGCATGGTGGACATGCAGGGGCGGCTGATCGGCAAGCGTTTTCAGGTCGAATTCTTTCTCGACAGCGGTTACGAGGAAACCCATGGCTGCAACTACCTGCTGGCCAACGATATCGACATGGAGCCGGTGCCCGGTTACGCCGCCGCCAGCTGGGAGCAGGGCTACGGCGACTTCGTGTTCAAGCCCGACCTGAGCACCCTGTGCCTGCTGCCCTGGCTGGAAGGCACCGCGCTGGTGCTCTGCGACGTGCAGGACCACCATCATCAGGACCTGGCCCACAGCCCGCGCGGCATACTCAAGCGGCAGCTCGCCCGGCTCGCCGAGCGCGGTTATCAGGGCATGTTCGCCTCGGAGCTGGAGTTCTATCTGTTCGACCAGAGCTACGACAGCATCCATGAAAACCACTACCTGAATCCGCGCACCATCAACCACCACATCGAGGACTACGGCATCCTGCAGAGCAGCCGTGAAGAACCGGTGATGCGCGCCATTCGCAAACACCTGCAGGCCGCCGGCATCCCGGTGGAAAACTCCAAGGGCGAATGGGGCCCCGGCCAGCAGGAAATCAATGTGCGCTATGCCGAGGCGCTGGCCATGGCCGACCGCCATGTGCTGATCAAGCATGCCTGCAAGGAAATCGCCCTGCTGCAGGGCAAAGCCATCACCTTCATGGCCAAATGGCGCTATGACCTGGCCGGCTCCAGCAGCCATGTGCACAACTCGCTGTGGAGTCTGGACGGCAAACAGGCGCTGTTCCACGACCCGCAGGCGCCCTACGGCATGTCCGCGCTGATGCGCCAGTGGGTCGCCGGCCAGCTCAGGTATGCCGGCGACATCGCCTATTTCCTGGCGCCTTACATCAACTCCTACAAGCGCTTCCAGGCCGGCACCTT of Pseudomonas pohangensis contains these proteins:
- a CDS encoding long-chain-acyl-CoA synthetase, encoding MSQSDLISPVRFLARMHGTLWRLPRMTRGMYYSTLSNPQKTLSLGWALEQATRLNPDSAAVVDESRRLSYRQFNAWANRLARALKADGVQHGSVVAVMLENRLEQLALLAALAKLGAIGALINTTQRGQVLVHSLNLVKPVFFVIGEELLDAFKEVRKSVDGARHGCYWLSDSDTLQNPGKAPAGWANLAALAQDQSDLNLPDSQQVRLKDACFYIYTSGTTGMPKAAVISHSKWIKAYGGFGLSGLGLDNTDVLYMTLPLYHSNAVLVSWSSVLAGGATLALRRKFSASAFWKDIDRYQATCFCYIGELCRYLLNQPECAEEKNNSLTSMIGNGLRPAIWAEFKNRFGIERVVEFYGSSEGNLAFVNLFNFDNTVGFSPVNYAVVQYDLENDQPLRDARGYMQKARLGEPGLLLGEISKLAPFEGYTDPAKSEAAILRNVFKQGDAWFNTGDLMRDLGCNHAQFVDRLGDTFRWKGENVSTNEVESLLGAFPGIEDAVVYGVEIPQTNGRCGMAALRLSAGTRLDEPALAAYLDQAMPSYAAPVFIRLLGEVDVTGTFKYKKSDLKKTAYDPAQTSDPLLVRLPGSKVYQPLSKTLYGKIHKGDYRF
- a CDS encoding methyltransferase — protein: MALFTSAFAQLDLLRQPEQANEPLQAFDAADEYLLNHLHGQGLAADSRVLLLNDHFGALACSLAGHCRLTSSGDSHLGFIALQKNLERNRLTADSVTFVPASDSVSGPFDLVLIRVPKTLALLEEQLIRLHGQLAPGARVIAGAMLKHLPRSAGELLEKYIGPLQASLAVKKARLLFVTPADKPAVRSPYPTRYQLEQPPLQLLNHANLFCREGLDIGTRAMLPHLPRSLGPLRVADLGCGNGVLGIVFALANPAAELTLVDESYMAVQSAAQNWRAALGQRPVTIRADDGLAGQAAESLDLVLCNPPFHQQQVVGDLLAWRMFTQAKAALVRGGELWIVGNRHLGYHGKLKRLFRGVEQVAATPKFVILKAIK
- a CDS encoding TRAP transporter small permease subunit is translated as MLKAMRLYVRQVERMNRFIGRCSMYLIFVILAVLLYSSFSKALFDPSSWTLEMAQFLMVAYFLLGGAYSMQLDDHVRMDLLYSHWKPRTRTIVDLLTVGFLIFYLVLLLYGGISSTQYALEYDETSYSSWSPRMAPIKIIMVIGIALMLLQTIAMLFRDIAMLRGEPIE
- the dctP gene encoding TRAP transporter substrate-binding protein DctP; protein product: MSTRRDFIKTAAIAGGAVGTAALGSAHIYAAEPKKIVWRLQTYAGPALAEHVIKPSIDRFNQVAQGQMEIQLYFADQLVPTGELFRAMQRGTIDAVQSDDDSIAAPVDIAVFGGYFPFATRYSLDIPVLFNQYGLNEIWEEAYNEVKGVTWLGAGAWDPCNFATVEPIKSLADLKGKRIFTFPTAGKFLSRFGVVPVTLPWEDVEVAMQTGELDGIAWSGITEDYTVGWANVTKYFLTNNISGAWCGSYFANSDKWNEVPPHLQSLFKLCMDSSNYYRQYWYWGGEASLRVNGDKLKLTTIPDAEWATVENEAHKFWDEIAKTSPRCAKVVEIFKKYNALMTKAGPPYRY
- a CDS encoding TRAP transporter large permease, whose product is MNHNLIALLMFSSMMLLLLTGKRVFGAIGFVAAAAALMLWGDGGVELPFSAAMKLMKWYPLLTLPLFVFMGYMLSESGIADDLYRMFHVWMGPVNGGLAIGTVSLMVVISAMNGLSVAGMAIGASIALPELLRRGYDKIMVTGVVQAGSSLGILIPPSVVLVLYGMIARQPVGQLWLAGALPGLLMATLFVLYITVRCYFNPALGPALSVEERQQISWKEKFSLLRAGIVPLLIFFCMTGLFLMGYTSLVESSAVGAGSALLAALFKGRLTAKVMEETLRKTLGITCMFMWIILAALCFGAVFDGLGAVKAIENLFIGEMGLSPWQILILMQLSFVVMGMFLDDTAMLVIVAPLYVPLVGSLGFDLIWYGVLYTITCQIAYLTPPFGYNLFLMRAMAPPEVTLRDIYASVTPFVLIMLLTLGLVMKFPEIALWLPRLNYGG
- a CDS encoding glutamine synthetase family protein, with the protein product MTASLTLEQLRELASAGRVDTVLACMVDMQGRLIGKRFQVEFFLDSGYEETHGCNYLLANDIDMEPVPGYAAASWEQGYGDFVFKPDLSTLCLLPWLEGTALVLCDVQDHHHQDLAHSPRGILKRQLARLAERGYQGMFASELEFYLFDQSYDSIHENHYLNPRTINHHIEDYGILQSSREEPVMRAIRKHLQAAGIPVENSKGEWGPGQQEINVRYAEALAMADRHVLIKHACKEIALLQGKAITFMAKWRYDLAGSSSHVHNSLWSLDGKQALFHDPQAPYGMSALMRQWVAGQLRYAGDIAYFLAPYINSYKRFQAGTFAPTRAIWSRDNRTAGFRLCGENSKAIRIECRIGGADLNPYLAFAALIAAGLAGIDEQLELPEPFAGDAYGNDKLPEVAKTLRDAAAALDRSQMLRAALGDPVVEHYLHTARWEQQEYDRRITDWELQRGFERY